A single Primulina eburnea isolate SZY01 chromosome 11, ASM2296580v1, whole genome shotgun sequence DNA region contains:
- the LOC140805403 gene encoding uncharacterized protein — protein sequence MPNYAKFIKDVMSKKRKLQEFETVKLTEECSAILQKKLPQKLKDPASFTIPCFIGGSHFSKALRDLGASINLMQFSIFRKLELGEVKPTTITLQLADRNMEEDNDAPLIFGRPFLATGRALIDVHKGELTLRVGGEEVIFNIYHAMKGSNEVE from the exons ATGCCCAACTATGCCAAGTTCattaaagatgtgatgtctaaaAAGAGGAAGCTGCAAGAGTTTGAGACAGTGAAGCTTACTGAGGAGTGCAGTGCCATCTTACAAAAGAAATTACCACAAAAATTGAAAGATCCAgcgagttttactattccttgcttTATTGGTGGTTCTCATTTTAGTAAAGCTTTACgtgatttaggagcaagtattaatttgatgcaATTTTCTATTTTCAGGAAACTGGAGCTTGGAGAAGTTAAACCAACCACTATCACCCTACAGCTTGCAGACAGAA atatggaagaggaTAATGATGCTCCATTAATCTTTGGGAGACCGTTCCTGGCAACTGGAAGGGCATTGATAGATGTGCATAAGGGTGAACTCACCTTGAGAGttggtggagaagaagtcattTTCAATATCTATCATGCCATGAAGGGatcaaatgag gtagaATGA